From a single Cryptococcus deuterogattii R265 chromosome 5, complete sequence genomic region:
- a CDS encoding TPR domain-containing protein — protein sequence MSPTKTPNGIPNGDMNLAAPNIDSYPYNLGSYSCKVKTNSKDCQTWFDRGLIWSYGFHHEEAERCFRYAVDCDPHCAMAHWGIAYAGGPNYNKAWERFDEADLKRALHNCHLAISKARELASAPLEVDLIDALCARFPSEREGDYQHWNRTYSEHMDQVYEKHGDHVDVVALYADSLMALAPWQLWDLHTGAPREDSRTLRIESILEKALQRPESLSHPGILHFYIHLMELSSKPELAIPAADRLRSLCPDVGHFNHMPGHIDLLIGDYRRAIASNLEAIRGDELYMKHGSTTDFYTFYRLHNYTFPIYAGMFNGQFRIAMDTVERMEKSLTDDLLRIPSPPMIDWMEGFKSYRVHILVRFGKWHDILQLPFPNDRQFYCVTTTILHYARALSYSVLDQVEDAVKERELFRESRRKIYPSRFEFPNSWQDILNVAETMLTGELEYRRGNYTLAFEQLRESIKYYDNLIYAEPWGWMQPPRHAYAALQLEQGNIEEAAKTYEEDLGYADSLPRAVRHPNNVWALHGYHECLVKLGRHGEAKILEPQLTLALAVADISIESSCFCRRMQPAANQSMCCTSIG from the coding sequence ATGTCCCCTACGAAAACTCCCAATGGTATCCCCAACGGCGATATGAATCTAGCTGCCCCTAATATCGATTCCTATCCTTACAACCTCGGCAGCTACTCCTGTAAAGTCAAAACAAACTCCAAAGACTGTCAGACATGGTTCGACCGTGGTTTGATCTGGTCGTACGGCTTCCATCACGAAGAGGCCGAACGGTGCTTCCGCTATGCTGTCGACTGCGACCCCCACTGTGCCATGGCGCACTGGGGTATCGCTTATGCTGGTGGTCCCAATTACAACAAGGCTTGGGAGCGATTCGACGAGGCAGATCTAAAGCGTGCTCTTCACAATTGTCATCTGGCAATTAGCAAAGCGCGGGAGCTCGCAAGTGCTCCATTGGAGGTAGATTTAATCGACGCTCTTTGCGCTCGTTTCCCCTCAGAGCGAGAAGGGGATTACCAACATTGGAATAGGACGTACTCGGAGCATATGGACCAGGTGTATGAGAAACATGGTGATCATGTCGACGTCGTTGCCTTGTACGCTGACTCTCTCATGGCTCTCGCCCCCTGGCAGCTTTGGGATCTTCACACTGGTGCTCCTCGAGAGGATAGCCGAACTTTGCGCATTGAATCGATCCTCGAGAAGGCTCTTCAACGACCGGAGTCTCTATCCCATCCTGGTATCCTTCACTTCTATATCCATCTCATGGAGCTTTCTTCCAAGCCCGAGCTCGCTATTCCGGCTGCTGATCGATTGCGGAGCCTGTGTCCAGATGTGGGCCATTTTAATCATATGCCTGGGCATATCGACCTCTTAATTGGTGACTATCGTCGAGCTATCGCTTCCAACCTTGAAGCGATCCGGGGGGATGAGCTATACATGAAACATGGCTCCACCACCGATTTTTACACATTCTACCGTCTTCACAATTACACTTTCCCTATCTACGCCGGCATGTTTAACGGTCAGTTTCGCATTGCAATGGACACTGTAGAGCGGATGGAAAAGTCTCTCACTGACGACCTCTTGCGAATTCCCAGTCCTCCAATGATTGACTGGATGGAGGGTTTCAAGTCATACCGAGTTCACATACTCGTCCGTTTCGGTAAATGGCACGACATTCTTCAACTCCCTTTCCCAAATGACCGCCAGTTCTACTGCGTCACCACAACTATCCTACATTATGCCCGAGCACTCTCTTACTCTGTCCTTGACCAAGTCGAGGACGCAGTCAAGGAGCGAGAACTCTTCCGCGAGTCTCGTAGGAAGATTTACCCATCACGTTTTGAGTTTCCCAATTCCTGGCAAGATATTCTTAACGTCGCTGAGACTATGCTTACCGGCGAGCTCGAGTACAGACGTGGCAACTACACCCTCGCCTTTGAGCAACTTCGGGAGTCCATCAAGTATTACGACAACCTGATCTACGCCGAGCCTTGGGGTTGGATGCAGCCACCACGCCATGCTTACGCCGCTCTTCAGCTGGAGCAGGGTAACATCGAGGAAGCAGCCAAGACCTACGAAGAAGATCTCGGCTACGCCGACTCACTTCCTCGTGCGGTTCGTCATCCCAACAACGTCTGGGCCCTTCACGGCTATCATGAATGTCTCGTCAAGCTGGGGCGGCACGGCGAAGCCAAAATCCTCGAACCTCAGCTCACACTTGCACTCGCTGTCGCCGATATATCAATCGAATCGTCATGTTTCTGCCGTCGAATGCAGCCTGCTGCCAACCAATCAATGTGTTGTACGTCAATAGGCTAG